The Candidatus Margulisiibacteriota bacterium genome has a window encoding:
- a CDS encoding bifunctional nuclease family protein has product MIEMELGGLGFDPRNMSPIVLLRDIEERNFLPIWIGMFEAAAIAMELQNFQPPRPMTHDLLSNIIANLGGHIDKVIINEIKDDTFYAIIEMHIVEEGEDEEDITDKDIIKIDARPSDAIALAVRTDAPIFVAEQVMIKAKMVNTEKDEEETKKFKDFIDNIKPGDFTNYFESRQ; this is encoded by the coding sequence ATGATTGAAATGGAGCTGGGAGGATTAGGATTTGATCCTAGGAATATGTCGCCAATAGTTCTTCTCAGAGATATCGAAGAACGCAATTTCCTCCCGATATGGATAGGTATGTTTGAGGCTGCTGCAATAGCTATGGAACTTCAGAATTTTCAGCCACCACGGCCTATGACACATGATCTATTAAGCAATATTATTGCAAATTTGGGAGGACATATTGATAAGGTTATTATTAATGAGATAAAAGATGATACCTTCTATGCAATAATCGAAATGCATATTGTGGAAGAGGGGGAAGACGAAGAAGATATCACTGATAAAGACATTATTAAAATAGATGCTCGGCCTTCTGATGCTATAGCGCTAGCTGTGCGGACTGATGCGCCTATCTTCGTTGCGGAACAGGTAATGATTAAAGCCAAAATGGTAAATACAGAAAAAGATGAAGAAGAAACGAAAAAATTTAAAGATTTTATTGATAATATAAAGCCAGGAGATTTTACTAATTATTTTGAAAGTAGACAATAA
- a CDS encoding 50S ribosomal protein L20: MVRVKRGFVARRRRKKILNLAKGFRGSMSRLYRIAHQAVTHALVYAYRDRRNKKRQFRQLWIARISAAVKNNGMSYSKFIYELKNKNIKIDRKIMSDIAIFDKDTFSKIVETVKS; the protein is encoded by the coding sequence GTGGTTAGAGTAAAAAGAGGTTTTGTAGCGAGAAGAAGAAGAAAAAAGATATTGAACTTGGCTAAGGGCTTTAGAGGTTCTATGAGCAGATTATATCGAATAGCTCATCAAGCAGTAACTCATGCTCTTGTTTATGCGTATAGAGATAGACGAAATAAAAAAAGACAATTTAGGCAACTATGGATTGCAAGAATTAGTGCAGCTGTTAAAAATAATGGCATGTCATACAGCAAATTCATTTATGAACTTAAAAATAAAAATATTAAAATTGATAGAAAAATAATGTCTGATATTGCTATTTTTGATAAAGATACCTTTTCTAAGATCGTTGAAACTGTTAAGTCATAA
- a CDS encoding chemotaxis protein CheA, protein MGIDLGITEEELKVFLDDAEEQLQMLDENLIKLEKDPENESILQIIFRAAHTLKGGAATLGLTKMTELTHLMENIFDVIRKGQLAVTSDIVDVVFECLDSLRALKEDVSNNTDSDVNIAELVIKLNDFYSRSKGQIVTRDKTQQGLSVHSGQKYRKDISECFLIDEAVKKTIDEAKQNNKETYFIYSNFVSECQMKAVRAFQLINEILGVGEVLLANPPIEDIYSEKVEDFVALLVASDNDKQTIEQTIKTVDELANLMVHDVDLEERSLETSKEKNARNNETNTSSKLGRTVRVSVEKFDSLMNLVGELVIDRTRIYQLGSKLTKKYEDDSLIADMLESSLRIGRVTGELQEEIMKARMLPIGNVFSKFPRMVRDTANKCGKKIHFVIEGQATELDRSVIEEISDPLIHILRNAIDHGIEDPQTRTNLGKAEDGFVRLSAFHEDNYIVIRVEDDGRGIDTEALKKKAIEKEIITKEKAEKMSEKEAINLIFAPGLTTAEKLSDVSGRGVGMDIVRNNIEKINGQIAIESQKGKGSIFNIKLPLTLAIIQALLINVDKRVFAIPLISVQETIQIRKVDIKTIKSHEAIILRGNVLPLLSLKNIFYPDLGKGYGSEKIYIVVVSTGDKQVGFVVDSLVGEQEIVIKNLNKYIGDVRGISGATILGDGKVALIIDVTSLINKIIADQMAEEY, encoded by the coding sequence ATGGGGATTGATCTTGGAATAACTGAAGAGGAATTAAAAGTTTTTCTTGACGATGCTGAAGAACAATTGCAGATGCTCGATGAAAACTTAATAAAACTAGAAAAAGATCCAGAGAATGAAAGCATCTTGCAGATAATCTTTAGAGCTGCGCATACCTTGAAAGGTGGAGCAGCAACGCTTGGTCTAACTAAGATGACCGAGCTTACTCATCTTATGGAAAATATATTCGATGTTATAAGAAAAGGGCAGCTTGCTGTTACCTCCGATATTGTTGATGTAGTGTTTGAGTGTCTTGATAGCTTGCGAGCGTTAAAAGAGGATGTTTCAAATAATACTGATTCTGATGTTAATATTGCTGAGTTGGTGATAAAACTGAATGATTTTTATTCTCGAAGTAAGGGCCAGATCGTAACGAGAGACAAAACCCAGCAAGGGCTATCTGTTCATTCAGGGCAAAAATATAGAAAAGATATTTCGGAGTGTTTTCTGATTGATGAGGCCGTTAAAAAAACCATTGATGAGGCTAAGCAGAATAATAAGGAAACTTATTTTATTTATTCAAATTTTGTTTCAGAGTGTCAAATGAAAGCAGTAAGGGCATTTCAGCTAATTAATGAAATTCTGGGTGTAGGCGAGGTGCTGCTTGCTAATCCGCCGATTGAGGATATTTATTCTGAAAAAGTTGAAGATTTTGTTGCTCTTCTTGTTGCTTCAGATAATGATAAACAAACAATTGAGCAGACTATTAAAACTGTTGACGAGTTAGCAAATTTAATGGTGCACGATGTTGATCTTGAAGAAAGATCCTTGGAAACGAGCAAGGAGAAAAACGCACGAAATAACGAGACTAATACGTCTTCTAAACTGGGTAGAACAGTCCGTGTTAGCGTAGAAAAGTTTGATTCGCTTATGAACCTGGTTGGAGAGCTAGTTATCGATAGAACCCGTATCTACCAATTAGGTTCTAAACTAACGAAAAAATATGAAGATGATAGCTTAATTGCTGATATGTTGGAATCTTCACTTCGTATTGGAAGAGTTACCGGTGAGCTTCAAGAAGAGATTATGAAGGCTCGAATGCTTCCTATTGGGAATGTGTTTTCGAAATTTCCAAGGATGGTACGAGATACTGCGAACAAATGTGGAAAGAAAATTCATTTTGTTATCGAAGGACAGGCGACCGAACTTGATAGGTCGGTAATCGAGGAAATTAGCGATCCGTTAATTCATATTTTGAGAAACGCAATTGATCATGGAATAGAAGATCCTCAGACTAGAACCAATCTTGGGAAAGCTGAAGATGGCTTTGTAAGGTTATCTGCCTTTCATGAAGATAACTATATTGTTATTCGAGTTGAAGATGATGGTCGAGGAATTGATACTGAAGCGTTGAAGAAGAAAGCAATAGAAAAAGAGATAATCACTAAAGAAAAAGCAGAAAAAATGAGTGAAAAAGAAGCAATTAATCTTATTTTTGCCCCTGGATTAACTACTGCCGAGAAGCTCAGTGATGTTTCAGGTCGTGGTGTAGGGATGGACATAGTTCGTAATAATATTGAGAAAATCAATGGACAAATTGCAATTGAGAGTCAAAAAGGTAAGGGCAGTATTTTTAATATCAAATTGCCTTTAACCCTTGCTATTATTCAGGCTTTGCTTATTAATGTTGATAAAAGAGTTTTTGCTATTCCTCTAATTTCTGTTCAGGAAACGATTCAGATTCGTAAGGTAGACATTAAAACAATAAAGAGCCATGAAGCGATTATTCTCAGAGGGAATGTGCTCCCGTTATTGAGCCTTAAAAATATATTTTATCCTGATTTGGGTAAAGGGTATGGATCCGAAAAAATTTATATAGTAGTCGTAAGTACAGGTGACAAACAGGTGGGTTTTGTGGTAGATTCATTAGTAGGAGAGCAAGAGATAGTTATCAAAAACTTGAATAAATACATCGGAGATGTCAGAGGCATTTCAGGTGCAACGATTTTAGGTGATGGCAAAGTTGCTCTTATTATTGATGTTACCAGTCTAATAAACAAAATTATTGCAGACCAAATGGCTGAAGAATATTAA
- a CDS encoding 50S ribosomal protein L35, translating to MPKLKTRKAAAKRFKVTGSGKFMRRKQGSKHLLSHESSKLKRSRHGDVVISGADEKKVKNMLPYL from the coding sequence ATGCCAAAACTGAAGACTAGAAAAGCAGCAGCTAAAAGATTCAAAGTAACTGGATCAGGAAAATTTATGAGAAGAAAGCAAGGTTCTAAGCACTTATTGTCTCATGAAAGTTCAAAGCTAAAACGATCTAGGCATGGCGATGTTGTTATAAGCGGGGCTGATGAGAAAAAAGTTAAGAATATGTTGCCTTATCTATAA
- a CDS encoding translation initiation factor IF-3 yields the protein MNSKRALINEEIRFPEVRVITSEGKPAGVLSIKEALAKAEEDGLDLIVVAENADPPVCKIMDYGHYKYEKEKQLKQAKKGSKATVIKELKMSPKISEHDYQVRHRAAIKFLEKGNKVKITINFRGREMAHMDLGKILLDRFLNDLKEHAVAEGDASYAGRSINLILTHK from the coding sequence ATAAATAGCAAACGAGCGTTAATAAATGAAGAGATTAGATTTCCTGAGGTAAGAGTTATTACCAGTGAAGGTAAGCCAGCAGGGGTTTTGTCAATAAAAGAAGCACTAGCGAAAGCAGAAGAAGATGGCCTCGATTTAATAGTTGTCGCCGAAAATGCTGATCCGCCTGTATGTAAGATAATGGACTATGGACATTATAAGTACGAAAAAGAAAAACAATTAAAGCAAGCTAAAAAAGGATCTAAGGCGACTGTTATAAAGGAACTGAAAATGTCTCCTAAAATATCGGAGCACGATTATCAGGTCCGGCATAGGGCGGCAATTAAATTTTTAGAAAAAGGTAATAAAGTTAAAATTACAATAAATTTCCGTGGGAGAGAAATGGCCCATATGGATCTTGGTAAAATATTGCTGGACCGGTTCTTGAATGACTTGAAAGAGCATGCTGTAGCCGAAGGCGATGCCAGTTATGCTGGTAGAAGCATAAATTTAATTTTAACGCATAAATAA
- a CDS encoding chemotaxis protein CheW yields the protein MEVTNVEDTLLQLVAFELLEESFAINVSCVQEIIRLPAITDVPHAGEHILGVINLRGQIIPVIDLKVKFGLEKKEHTSTSRIVVVSVAHIVVGMVVDSVSEVIRIDASSIDPPSPLISSVDSDYLKGIGKQGDRMIILLDIEKILSIKKKMQGFETNLIELIEG from the coding sequence ATGGAAGTAACAAATGTTGAAGATACCTTGCTCCAATTGGTGGCATTTGAGCTATTAGAAGAATCATTTGCAATTAATGTCAGTTGTGTCCAAGAGATTATTCGTTTGCCTGCAATTACAGATGTTCCTCATGCCGGAGAACATATTCTCGGAGTTATAAATCTTCGTGGTCAGATAATTCCGGTTATCGATTTAAAAGTTAAGTTTGGACTGGAAAAGAAAGAGCATACATCGACATCCAGAATTGTTGTTGTTAGTGTCGCGCATATTGTTGTTGGGATGGTTGTTGATTCGGTTTCGGAAGTAATCAGGATAGATGCTAGTTCAATTGATCCGCCTTCTCCGCTTATTTCTAGTGTTGATTCTGATTATTTAAAAGGTATTGGTAAGCAAGGTGATAGAATGATAATACTACTTGATATAGAGAAGATATTATCCATCAAAAAAAAAATGCAGGGATTTGAGACAAATCTCATCGAATTAATTGAGGGCTAA
- a CDS encoding chemotaxis protein CheX: MKVEFMNPFISSAISVLESEVSATIKKGRLTLETGDFLSQEVTVLIGVTGKVEGHVFYGMKEKTAKKIVSAMMGEELLVFDEFAQSGISELGNVITGKAGIGLEAAGFPCNLSPPTLILREGTNISTLNISRILVPLLTQYGEIIVHVGLREADEDE; encoded by the coding sequence GTGAAAGTTGAATTTATGAATCCCTTTATCTCTTCTGCTATAAGTGTATTAGAGTCCGAAGTTAGCGCTACTATAAAAAAGGGGCGGTTAACACTGGAGACTGGCGATTTCTTATCACAAGAGGTTACTGTTCTTATTGGGGTTACCGGTAAAGTTGAAGGTCACGTTTTTTATGGAATGAAAGAAAAAACGGCGAAAAAGATAGTTTCAGCTATGATGGGTGAAGAATTGCTTGTTTTTGATGAATTTGCTCAAAGCGGTATTTCTGAACTTGGTAACGTAATAACCGGTAAAGCTGGTATTGGGTTGGAAGCCGCGGGTTTCCCTTGTAACCTCTCTCCTCCAACATTGATTTTGCGGGAAGGTACGAATATATCGACATTAAATATTAGCAGGATACTTGTGCCATTATTAACCCAGTATGGTGAGATAATAGTCCATGTAGGGTTGCGTGAAGCGGATGAGGATGAGTAG
- a CDS encoding threonine--tRNA ligase: MSQNNQLKIDLQVYRHSTAHIMAAAVLNLFPDVKLGIGPATEDGFYYDFDIQHPLSPEDLQLIEAEMLKIIKRKVPFQHENVSKEVARALLEKAKQDYKLELLNDISENEVTIYRNAEFFDLCRGPHIESTGDIVAFKIIKVAGAYWRGNESNKMLQRIYGTAFFTKKELDDYLYMLEEAKKRDHRKLGKELDLFSFQEEGPGFVFWHPKGMSLYNKILDYWKQVHKKYDYEEIRTPIILHENLWHQSGHWDNYRENMYFVTIDDQSYAIKPMNCPGGILVYKNANHSYKELPIKLAELGLVHRHERSGVLHGLFRVRQFTQDDAHIYCEPSQIEDEIINIISLVEEIYTTFDFKNYDVELSTRPAKSIGSDEVWSKAEVALQNALSRKNIKFKINAGDGAFYGPKIDFHVKDCLGRSWQCGTIQLDFSMPERFDLTFVGQDGNKHRPVMIHRAILGSIERFIGILIEHYAGAFPLWLAPVQVLIIPIGERHNEYAAELVALLKENNVAVKLDSRNEKMGYKIREAEVKKIPYMLVVGDKEMETRSVSIRSKKKGNIEIMNINEMLNKFSLAINNKLDE, from the coding sequence ATGAGCCAAAATAACCAACTCAAAATAGATTTGCAAGTTTATCGACATAGTACAGCCCATATAATGGCAGCTGCAGTGCTTAACCTTTTCCCTGATGTTAAATTGGGAATCGGCCCTGCAACTGAAGATGGGTTCTATTATGATTTTGATATCCAGCATCCGTTAAGCCCGGAAGATTTGCAATTAATTGAAGCAGAAATGCTGAAAATTATTAAACGTAAAGTCCCTTTTCAACATGAGAATGTTAGCAAAGAGGTAGCAAGGGCGTTGCTAGAAAAAGCAAAACAGGATTATAAACTCGAGTTATTGAATGATATTTCGGAAAATGAAGTAACAATTTATAGAAATGCCGAATTTTTTGATTTGTGTCGTGGGCCTCATATCGAAAGTACTGGCGATATTGTAGCATTTAAAATTATTAAAGTTGCAGGTGCTTATTGGCGTGGTAATGAAAGTAATAAGATGTTGCAACGAATTTATGGTACGGCTTTTTTTACAAAAAAGGAGCTTGATGATTACCTCTATATGCTAGAAGAAGCTAAAAAGCGGGATCATCGAAAGCTAGGAAAAGAATTAGACCTTTTTAGTTTTCAGGAAGAGGGGCCGGGATTTGTTTTTTGGCATCCTAAAGGGATGAGCCTCTATAATAAAATTTTAGATTATTGGAAACAAGTTCATAAAAAATATGATTACGAAGAAATAAGGACTCCGATTATCCTTCATGAGAATCTCTGGCATCAAAGCGGACATTGGGATAATTATCGTGAAAATATGTATTTTGTAACAATAGATGATCAATCATATGCAATAAAACCGATGAATTGTCCGGGAGGAATATTGGTTTATAAGAATGCTAATCATTCATATAAAGAATTGCCAATAAAACTTGCTGAATTGGGGCTTGTTCACCGACATGAGCGTTCCGGTGTGTTGCATGGATTATTTCGTGTTCGCCAGTTCACTCAGGATGATGCTCATATATATTGTGAGCCCTCGCAGATTGAAGATGAGATAATTAACATTATTAGCTTAGTTGAAGAGATATATACGACATTTGATTTTAAAAATTATGATGTTGAATTGTCTACCAGACCAGCTAAGTCAATTGGTTCTGATGAAGTGTGGAGTAAGGCTGAAGTGGCTTTACAGAATGCTTTAAGCAGAAAGAATATAAAGTTCAAAATAAATGCAGGTGATGGCGCTTTTTATGGGCCAAAAATTGATTTTCATGTTAAAGATTGCCTTGGCAGATCATGGCAATGTGGAACAATCCAGCTGGATTTTTCTATGCCAGAAAGATTTGATCTTACTTTTGTTGGGCAAGACGGGAATAAACATAGGCCTGTTATGATCCATCGTGCTATTCTGGGTTCAATTGAGCGGTTCATAGGGATTCTAATTGAACATTATGCTGGGGCCTTCCCATTATGGTTAGCTCCTGTTCAGGTATTGATTATCCCCATTGGAGAAAGACATAATGAATATGCAGCTGAACTGGTTGCTTTATTGAAAGAGAATAATGTTGCCGTTAAATTAGATAGTAGAAATGAAAAAATGGGATATAAAATAAGAGAAGCTGAGGTTAAGAAAATCCCTTATATGCTTGTAGTCGGTGATAAAGAAATGGAAACAAGAAGCGTTTCTATACGATCTAAGAAAAAAGGTAATATCGAGATAATGAATATTAATGAAATGTTAAATAAGTTTTCATTGGCAATTAACAATAAACTTGATGAATAA
- a CDS encoding two-component system response regulator, translating to MAKILIVDDAAFMRMRCSKLLKENGHDVIEAENGLMAIEKYKAEKPDMVFMDVTMPEMDGITAVSEIRKLDSNAKIAMLSAMGQQSMVMDAIKAGARDFVVKPFQPEKVLSTIKKLIG from the coding sequence ATGGCCAAAATTCTAATAGTTGATGATGCAGCTTTTATGCGGATGAGGTGTTCTAAATTACTCAAAGAAAATGGTCATGATGTAATAGAGGCGGAAAATGGCCTAATGGCTATAGAGAAGTATAAAGCTGAAAAACCTGATATGGTTTTTATGGATGTAACAATGCCGGAAATGGATGGAATTACTGCTGTAAGTGAAATTAGAAAGCTTGATAGTAATGCTAAGATTGCGATGCTTTCGGCAATGGGACAGCAATCTATGGTTATGGATGCTATTAAAGCAGGAGCTAGAGACTTTGTTGTTAAACCCTTTCAACCTGAAAAGGTTCTTTCAACAATTAAGAAACTAATCGGCTAA